A stretch of Acaryochloris thomasi RCC1774 DNA encodes these proteins:
- a CDS encoding dienelactone hydrolase family protein: MQIIKRNIGLTVGESLMRVYVAAPEPVGQYPGILFYSDIYQLGRPITLLADRLAGYGYVVAAPEIFHRLEPIGTVIEPNDLGRLRGNDDAQRTAIVDYDADAQAVLAWLKSEDSVAAEKLGTFGFCIGGHLALRAALQPGVKASACFYPTGVHNGRLGQGTADTIDRLDELDAEVLTVFGTLDPHVPAEGRQQILQALDKVDVSHATLLFEANHTFMRDDGYRYDPVATDAAWREAVEFLKRALA; the protein is encoded by the coding sequence GTGCAAATCATAAAGCGCAACATCGGTCTAACTGTAGGTGAGAGTCTGATGCGCGTCTATGTCGCCGCACCAGAACCAGTAGGCCAATACCCCGGAATTCTCTTCTATTCAGATATTTATCAACTCGGCAGACCCATTACTTTGCTGGCCGATCGCCTTGCTGGATATGGCTATGTCGTTGCAGCTCCCGAAATTTTCCATCGTCTTGAACCCATTGGTACCGTAATTGAACCCAATGATTTGGGAAGACTCCGGGGCAATGATGATGCCCAGCGGACTGCGATAGTAGACTATGATGCCGATGCCCAGGCTGTCTTAGCATGGCTCAAGTCTGAAGATAGCGTGGCTGCTGAGAAGCTAGGCACATTCGGCTTCTGCATTGGAGGGCATTTGGCCTTGAGGGCCGCGCTCCAGCCTGGGGTAAAGGCTTCTGCCTGTTTCTATCCCACTGGTGTTCACAATGGCAGGCTGGGGCAAGGAACGGCCGATACCATTGACCGCCTCGATGAACTAGACGCAGAAGTCTTAACTGTTTTTGGCACGTTAGATCCCCACGTTCCGGCTGAAGGGCGGCAGCAGATTCTACAAGCGTTGGACAAGGTAGATGTTAGTCACGCGACATTACTGTTTGAAGCGAACCATACCTTCATGCGGGATGATGGCTATCGATATGATCCCGTCGCAACAGATGCAGCTTGGCGTGAAGCCGTTGAATTTTTGAAGCGAGCGTTGGCTTGA
- a CDS encoding 2OG-Fe dioxygenase family protein, producing the protein MQHVQELTIAPDKILENTLAVALPLLDQTEAQELISSCGELGPDPSSDYFTARTKNIAYVLCIGGEWYQIQAHCFTQPHQYNDFSGGYKRCYREMPKQFINCDATKKVLNAFKSTYSIPDNEPVLVQVQESHVTAQNEGQCLTGQGIHSDGADRAMLVCLQRDNIKGAANAIYADLEGQRLLINPFILNEGHAMLWHDNQVFHSVQPAQIADLGREGSRTVLIAHYPAVQYLRGTVNPNNTLGSNAVEDDRRLRDKL; encoded by the coding sequence ATGCAGCACGTACAAGAGTTGACGATCGCGCCAGATAAGATACTCGAAAATACCCTGGCCGTTGCTCTGCCACTATTGGACCAGACTGAAGCGCAAGAGCTAATCTCGTCTTGCGGTGAGTTAGGCCCTGACCCAAGCTCAGATTACTTCACGGCCCGCACAAAAAATATTGCATACGTCCTGTGCATCGGTGGAGAATGGTACCAAATTCAAGCGCATTGCTTTACTCAGCCCCACCAATACAATGATTTTTCCGGGGGGTACAAGCGCTGCTATCGGGAGATGCCCAAACAATTTATCAACTGTGATGCGACGAAGAAAGTGCTCAATGCCTTCAAGTCGACCTACAGCATTCCTGACAATGAACCTGTCTTAGTACAGGTACAGGAAAGCCATGTGACTGCCCAAAATGAGGGCCAATGCTTAACGGGGCAGGGCATTCACTCTGATGGTGCTGACCGAGCCATGCTGGTCTGTTTACAGCGCGACAACATTAAAGGGGCTGCAAACGCTATCTATGCTGACCTCGAAGGACAGCGCTTACTCATCAATCCTTTTATTTTGAACGAAGGTCACGCAATGCTGTGGCATGATAATCAGGTCTTTCATAGCGTCCAACCTGCCCAAATCGCTGATTTAGGGAGGGAAGGAAGCCGGACTGTCCTCATTGCTCATTATCCAGCAGTTCAGTATCTCAGGGGAACCGTCAACCCCAACAACACCTTGGGAAGTAATGCTGTAGAGGATGACAGACGATTGCGAGACAAATTGTAA
- a CDS encoding tetratricopeptide repeat protein, protein MNHLPSFFCLGIPLITSFALTLPVSAQTSSPSLKLDKIIPGSSACPVVEDANPYDVIVFGDEVPGVMTALKVKRELRSRGQQSRVALITEGDINNGIGGHLVRGGLAYLDRNQVPKEKRSKYGVFGQPNRLYQEFLSLGRVKTIALDRFTVAQGFERTLNGQNIDVIGNVELQAAKSAGNLVCSLTASGKTYTATQFVDASQSGELAEASGVEMMQGLEALGFPDSTLSIGLVFELYGVNIEQLKATEAKLIERFTDPNDAEAQKWLAIACGPNEAKGHDLVQSLIEKGSDPKLLYTGTEDSADVRSLAFSIAMHGRLGREYDLKSSGFLFDRANIAVLPDRLSFNALLFYANAEQARHLSTSGAKPTVEMLEVATQIKALFERLGMTHVEVMDELYVRNAGQIANPLDELSATLMTAGGVPASEALGTFGYHLDDRGGIDGLDEQVQQSSLRSLNFRQLPVFNYGFRHTLPTERQNLAVLGPASGFGGLGTTAGRIVELNVGVGEGLAIAISKAISEKRSLHTIQNIEVREAMGYVPAIYGEQTGSFQAVFSLERKFRAIDYKKDYLNQAQTFMKKGNHTEATRVLSRAITLDPRDADAYYLRGNALKNLSLYDLARADYTDALRLNPALTEASVKRGYLNFFASNYNQAIKDFDQVLQRDAGRQDVQFGKALATSFRQSMLTGDTWYTEALPMLNKTIKKQPDLAVAYVIRGVAQDKLGNSERSLGDLETAIALYKTQGDQSSVDSTEGMIKALQD, encoded by the coding sequence ATGAATCATCTACCCTCGTTTTTCTGTCTTGGCATACCTCTGATCACAAGTTTTGCTTTAACGCTACCCGTCAGTGCTCAAACAAGTTCTCCGTCGTTAAAATTAGACAAAATTATCCCAGGCTCATCAGCCTGTCCGGTCGTTGAAGATGCTAACCCATACGATGTGATTGTGTTTGGGGATGAAGTCCCTGGGGTGATGACCGCACTGAAGGTAAAGCGAGAACTTAGATCGCGGGGACAGCAAAGTCGGGTTGCCCTGATCACAGAAGGTGACATTAACAACGGCATTGGGGGGCATTTAGTTCGAGGAGGGTTGGCCTATCTTGATCGCAATCAAGTCCCCAAGGAAAAGCGTTCTAAATATGGTGTTTTTGGTCAGCCCAACCGCCTGTATCAAGAATTCCTGAGTCTCGGACGTGTCAAAACCATTGCCCTCGATCGCTTCACCGTCGCTCAGGGTTTTGAGCGGACCTTGAATGGGCAAAACATTGATGTGATTGGCAATGTAGAACTACAGGCTGCTAAGAGTGCGGGCAATCTAGTTTGTAGTTTGACGGCGAGTGGAAAAACCTACACCGCGACGCAGTTTGTCGATGCGAGCCAGAGTGGAGAGTTAGCTGAAGCTAGTGGTGTCGAAATGATGCAGGGCCTTGAAGCTCTGGGGTTTCCCGATAGCACCCTGAGCATCGGCCTTGTTTTTGAACTCTACGGAGTCAATATTGAACAGTTAAAGGCGACGGAAGCAAAGCTCATTGAGCGGTTTACTGATCCCAACGATGCTGAAGCGCAGAAGTGGTTGGCGATTGCCTGCGGTCCGAACGAAGCGAAAGGGCATGATCTAGTTCAATCTCTGATCGAAAAAGGCAGTGACCCGAAATTGCTTTATACCGGGACAGAAGATTCTGCCGATGTCCGATCCCTGGCCTTTAGTATTGCGATGCATGGCCGATTGGGGCGTGAATATGATCTCAAATCTTCAGGTTTCTTATTTGATCGGGCCAACATTGCTGTTTTACCCGATCGACTCAGCTTTAATGCTCTGCTGTTTTACGCCAATGCTGAGCAAGCTCGGCACCTGAGTACCTCAGGTGCAAAGCCCACGGTAGAGATGCTGGAGGTTGCGACCCAAATAAAAGCCCTGTTTGAGCGCCTCGGTATGACCCATGTTGAGGTGATGGATGAACTGTATGTCCGCAATGCAGGGCAGATTGCCAATCCCCTGGATGAGCTGTCAGCGACCCTAATGACTGCTGGGGGGGTTCCCGCCTCTGAAGCGCTAGGCACCTTTGGCTATCACTTAGATGATCGCGGGGGCATTGACGGATTGGATGAACAGGTGCAGCAATCCTCTCTACGATCTTTAAACTTTCGTCAGCTTCCGGTTTTTAACTATGGGTTTCGCCATACTCTGCCCACAGAACGCCAGAATCTTGCGGTCTTAGGGCCGGCATCTGGTTTTGGCGGACTTGGAACCACAGCGGGCCGGATTGTTGAACTTAATGTGGGTGTTGGGGAAGGACTTGCGATCGCAATTTCAAAAGCGATCTCAGAGAAGCGTTCTCTCCATACCATCCAAAACATTGAAGTTCGTGAAGCCATGGGCTATGTCCCAGCAATATATGGGGAGCAAACAGGTAGTTTTCAAGCTGTGTTCTCATTAGAACGCAAGTTTAGGGCGATTGATTATAAAAAAGACTACCTCAACCAGGCCCAAACCTTTATGAAGAAAGGGAACCATACAGAAGCAACACGAGTTCTCTCAAGAGCCATCACTCTAGATCCTAGAGATGCCGATGCTTACTATCTTCGCGGTAACGCGCTCAAGAACCTCTCGCTTTATGATCTGGCGCGGGCCGATTACACAGATGCATTGCGACTCAATCCAGCCCTAACAGAAGCCTCTGTTAAACGAGGATATCTCAACTTTTTTGCGTCTAACTATAACCAGGCGATTAAAGATTTTGATCAAGTCCTGCAGCGCGATGCCGGTCGGCAAGATGTCCAGTTTGGGAAAGCTCTGGCAACGTCATTCCGCCAGAGTATGCTGACCGGTGATACTTGGTACACCGAAGCCCTCCCTAT